Proteins co-encoded in one Papaver somniferum cultivar HN1 chromosome 5, ASM357369v1, whole genome shotgun sequence genomic window:
- the LOC113280506 gene encoding uncharacterized protein LOC113280506, which translates to MNDVNDNAIVKPLRQPSLNHTLLRNHIIQMTPDNFGTLQLTQTWQKYGSCPDGTTRRKGKYYKHTPLYKHNPSKLSSYKIHDISQKDTSWEHKYAAIKVEGNFQGVQAKINLWKPVIETRSEISVSQIWVAAGDLSDTNTIELGWIAAGYNNSGCYNNDCDGFVLTTSNICLGGDFSEVSTFNGTQKDAIFGVHKDQKTGNWWVRLQGIDVGYYPSSLFNKLSKTADRINFGGEILNTKSNGRHTSTQMGSGHFPSEGVLKTSSYFNEIQVVDENNVAENPKDYEIHITNADYYDLGIHNNHDTNGFGFNYEGPGYNAKCP; encoded by the exons ATGAATGATGTGAACGACAATGCAATAGTTAAACCATTACG ACAACCTAGTCTTAATCATACCTTACTTCGTAATCATATAATACAG ATGACACCAGATAATTTTGGGACACTTCAACTTACACAAACTTGGCAAAAGTATGGATCATGTCCCGATGGAACAACTCGGAGGAAAGGAaaatattacaaacacacacctttATATAAACATAATCCTTCAAAATTGTCATCGTACAAAATTCATGATATATCACAGAAAGACACTTCATGGGAGCATAAG TATGCCGCTATTAAGGTGGAAGGAAATTTTCAAGGAGTACAAGCAAAAATAAATCTTTGGAAACCGGTAATTGAAACGAGAAGCGAAATAAGCGTATCCCAAATTTGGGTTGCAGCCGGTGATCTCAGTGATACCAATACCATTGAACTCGGATGGATA GCGGCTGGATACAATAACTCAGGTTGCTACAACAACGATTGTGATGGGTTTGTCCTCACAACCTCAAATATATGCCTTGGTGGTGACTTCTCTGAGGTTTCTACGTTTAATGGTACCCAAAAAGATGCTATCTTCGGTGTTCACAAG GACCAAAAAACCGGAAACTGGTGGGTACGATTACAAGGTATTGATGTCGGTTATTATCCTAGTTCTCTCTTCAACAAATTATCAAAGACGGCAGATAGGATCAATTTTGGCGGAGAAATCCTTAATACCAAAAGTAATGGACGACATACTTCGACTCAAATGGGTAGCGGTCATTTTCCTTCTGAAGGTGTTTTGAAAACGTCGAGTTATTTTAATGAGATTCAAGTAGTTGACGAAAATAATGTGGCGGAAAATCCTAAAGATTATGAGATACACATTACGAATGCAGACTATTACGATCTGGGAATCCACAACAATCATGATACAAATGGTTTCGGTTTTAATTACGAAGGTCCTGGATATAATGCTAAATgtccatga